One genomic region from Macadamia integrifolia cultivar HAES 741 unplaced genomic scaffold, SCU_Mint_v3 scaffold3209, whole genome shotgun sequence encodes:
- the LOC122067906 gene encoding putative ribosome biogenesis protein C8F11.04, translating to MASSDSPVPLPAPSSTSSRVSSGIIGKVVDALLKWNESKKKKLEKAQLLEQEDFLYLILTLKKIPANGRTNPYKIPLSHPLHSTEEELCLIMYDCSKNRLTSEAAKKKIPISKVLKLSKLKTDYRPFKAKRKLCSSYDLFFADKRIIPLLPKLLGKEFFKKKKIPIPVDLTHQNWKQEIEYAELMGKKGRKCIG from the coding sequence ATGGCTTCGAGCGACTCTCCTGTTCCTCTCCCTGCTCCTTCTTCAACATCATCTAGGGTTAGCTCAGGAATCATTGGAAAAGTAGTGGATGCGCTTCTGAAATGGAatgaatcaaagaagaaaaagctgGAGAAAGCCCAGTTGTTAGAGCAAGAGGACTTCCTCTATCTCATTCTAACCCTCAAGAAGATCCCTGCAAATGGTCGCACAAACCCTTACAAGATCCCTCTATCACACCCTCTCCACTCCACAGAAGAGGAACTCTGTCTCATCATGTACGATTGCTCCAAAAATCGTCTCACCTCTGAAGCCGCCAAAAAGAAAATCCCCATCTCGAAGGTCCTCAAGCTTTCTAAGCTTAAAACAGATTATCGCCCATTCAAGGCCAAGCGCAAACTCTGCAGCTCCTATGATCTCTTCTTTGCCGATAAACGGATCATTCCTCTCCTTCCAAAGCTATTGGGGAAAGAGTtcttcaagaaaaagaagattccCATACCAGTCGATTTAACCCACCAGAACTGGAAGCAGGAGATTGAGTACGCTGAATTGATggggaaaaagggaagaaagtgcATCGGGTGA